The following coding sequences are from one Candidatus Kapaibacterium sp. window:
- a CDS encoding CPBP family intramembrane metalloprotease — MLIIGIVAAFILWFLMFAGFTELTHLIHHKYFWYVMTPAATGLAIFALFNEKHRLKELFKFEWKYVWIGLAHAVLLYLLSRFGVWLFVQFFDWTIPQIQAIYQTRTQADPLLIATLLLFLIAPAEEIFWRGFIQERLIQKIGVKRGTIIAIVLYSMVHIWALNPMLLLAALVLGIHWSLMYARYRNVVPGIISHAVWDVLIFVVLPISL; from the coding sequence ATGCTAATAATCGGAATTGTAGCCGCATTTATACTTTGGTTTTTGATGTTTGCGGGATTTACTGAGCTAACCCATCTAATACATCACAAGTACTTTTGGTATGTGATGACACCGGCTGCTACCGGATTGGCGATTTTTGCACTCTTCAACGAGAAGCACAGATTGAAAGAACTGTTCAAATTTGAGTGGAAATATGTGTGGATAGGATTAGCCCATGCGGTATTGCTATACCTGCTATCGAGGTTTGGAGTGTGGTTGTTTGTGCAATTTTTCGATTGGACAATACCCCAAATTCAAGCAATTTACCAAACGCGGACACAAGCAGACCCGCTGCTCATCGCAACATTGCTGTTATTTTTGATTGCACCGGCAGAGGAGATTTTCTGGCGCGGATTCATCCAAGAGCGACTAATCCAAAAGATTGGCGTCAAACGCGGAACGATAATCGCAATAGTGCTTTATTCGATGGTGCATATTTGGGCGCTCAATCCCATGTTGCTATTGGCGGCTTTGGTGTTGGGCATTCATTGGAGTTTGATGTACGCCAGATATCGAAATGTAGTCCCGGGAATCATCTCACATGCCGTTTGGGACGTTTTGATATTCGTAGTGCTACCGATAAGTTTGTAG
- the thyX gene encoding FAD-dependent thymidylate synthase, translated as MENEIKCLDKGFVRLVDVMGDDSSIVQAARVSYGKGTKTVHEDRGLIRYLMRHKHTTPFEMVEFKFHVKLPIFVARQWIRHRTANVNEYSGRYSEMKDEFYLPSSEQIRTQSVINKQGRADETLPSEHTAEILDSTQAHYEASFELYQSLLEKGLTRELSRMVLPVANYTEWYWKIDLHNLFHFLKLRLDTHAQYEIRVYAEAMAELVKAIVPLAWEAYEHYMLNSIMLTQGELSILADMLPPTELDVEQCTKYGLSKREAGEFVDKFNKIKKLSSNE; from the coding sequence GTGGAAAATGAAATAAAATGCCTCGATAAGGGCTTTGTGAGATTGGTGGACGTGATGGGCGATGATTCGTCAATCGTCCAAGCGGCTCGTGTGTCCTATGGCAAAGGCACTAAGACTGTGCATGAGGACCGCGGTTTGATACGGTATTTGATGCGTCACAAACACACTACCCCATTCGAAATGGTTGAGTTTAAGTTCCACGTTAAGCTGCCGATTTTCGTTGCTCGGCAATGGATACGACATCGCACAGCTAACGTGAACGAGTATAGCGGAAGATATTCCGAGATGAAGGACGAATTTTATTTGCCCTCATCGGAGCAAATCCGCACTCAAAGTGTAATCAATAAGCAAGGTCGTGCAGATGAAACGCTTCCATCAGAGCATACAGCTGAAATATTGGATTCTACACAAGCTCACTACGAGGCGTCTTTTGAATTGTATCAATCGCTTCTCGAAAAAGGGCTAACGCGAGAACTGTCCCGCATGGTACTTCCAGTGGCGAACTATACGGAATGGTACTGGAAAATTGATTTGCACAATCTTTTCCACTTCCTGAAATTGCGATTGGACACTCATGCTCAGTACGAAATCAGAGTCTATGCCGAAGCTATGGCAGAGCTTGTGAAGGCAATTGTACCTCTTGCATGGGAGGCTTACGAACATTATATGCTGAATTCGATAATGCTCACTCAAGGTGAATTGTCAATTTTAGCAGATATGCTTCCGCCGACCGAACTTGATGTAGAGCAGTGTACAAAGTATGGTCTGAGCAAACGCGAAGCCGGTGAATTTGTTGATAAATTTAATAAAATCAAGAAATTATCATCAAATGAATAA